A single Lentisphaera araneosa HTCC2155 DNA region contains:
- the atpG gene encoding ATP synthase F1 subunit gamma, producing MPSQKEYNVKIASLGNTAKVTKTMNMVSTAKYRKAQDAQGSSKLYSDQLNQVIAGLAASGGELSHPLMKTSEVKKVLVITFTSDKGLCAGFNNNLIKFVENFRRDKADKYETIDFITCGKRGYNAIRKENNVIANYDDKTSNPEFDTAREIGDKVQKLFIDGDYDQVIIANNNFVSALSQIPTLTTLLPVSGAAAEETESTENATDYIYEPGQAELLSYLLPKTVNFQVFKAFLENAAGEHAARMAAMDAASTNAKDLIQKYTVLRNRARQAAITTELTEIVAGAESLK from the coding sequence ATGCCCAGTCAAAAAGAATACAACGTAAAAATCGCGAGCTTAGGCAACACAGCCAAAGTAACGAAGACCATGAACATGGTCTCCACGGCTAAGTACCGTAAAGCTCAAGATGCTCAGGGCAGCTCAAAACTCTATTCAGATCAGCTAAACCAGGTTATTGCTGGCTTAGCTGCCTCTGGTGGTGAGCTTTCTCATCCCCTTATGAAAACTTCCGAAGTAAAAAAGGTTCTCGTCATTACTTTCACATCAGACAAAGGTCTCTGTGCTGGTTTTAATAATAACCTTATCAAATTCGTAGAAAACTTCCGTCGCGATAAGGCCGACAAGTATGAAACAATTGATTTCATCACTTGCGGTAAGCGCGGTTACAATGCCATCCGCAAGGAAAACAATGTAATTGCCAACTACGACGACAAGACTTCTAATCCAGAATTTGATACCGCTCGCGAAATCGGTGATAAAGTTCAGAAACTCTTTATTGACGGCGACTATGACCAAGTCATTATTGCCAACAACAACTTCGTTTCTGCTCTTTCTCAGATTCCTACCCTCACAACTCTACTCCCTGTGAGTGGCGCTGCTGCGGAAGAAACTGAGTCCACCGAGAACGCAACGGACTACATTTACGAACCTGGCCAAGCAGAACTCCTGAGCTATCTGCTTCCAAAGACCGTAAACTTCCAAGTTTTCAAAGCTTTTCTGGAAAATGCCGCTGGTGAACACGCTGCGCGAATGGCTGCTATGGATGCTGCCTCGACCAACGCGAAAGACCTCATACAGAAATACACTGTTCTGCGCAACCGTGCACGTCAAGCAGCCATTACGACTGAATTGACCGAGATCGTTGCCGGCGCTGAAAGTTTAAAATAG
- the atpC gene encoding ATP synthase F1 subunit epsilon: MSFQLKIITPARLVFEGTVDSVRLPGLDGDFGVLDNHAALISGIAVGALQYDVNGQRKSIKLEGGFVEVNDNVVSVLADSAQLPE, translated from the coding sequence ATGTCATTTCAACTTAAAATCATCACTCCCGCACGTCTCGTTTTCGAAGGTACTGTCGATTCAGTCCGCCTCCCAGGACTCGACGGGGATTTTGGTGTACTCGACAATCACGCAGCACTCATCTCCGGCATTGCCGTTGGTGCCCTGCAATATGATGTCAACGGCCAACGCAAGAGCATCAAGCTCGAAGGCGGCTTTGTTGAAGTGAACGACAATGTAGTCAGCGTACTCGCGGATAGCGCTCAGCTCCCAGAGTAA
- the atpA gene encoding F0F1 ATP synthase subunit alpha: MATDIKPEEVSAILKEQFAAFEAGAQTYETGKVLSVGDGIARVYGLENVMAGELVEFACGLQGLAMNLEEDNVGVAIFGEDKSICEGMEVKRTNTIASVPTGDALLGRVVDALGNPIDGKGPISTENSRPIEFKAPGIMERKSVHEPLQTGVKVIDALTPVGRGQRELIIGDRKTGKTTLAVDTIINQKGKGVQCFYVAIGQKRSTVVQIAETLKQHGALEYTTIIAATASDPAPMQFLAPYSGTAMAEHYCYLGSPTFGGTEGVAGGHALIVYDDLTKQSQAYRQLSLLLRRPPGREAFPGDVFYTHSRLLERSVKLSESEGAGSITALPIIETQANDVSAYIPTNVISITDGQIFLESDLFNAGQRPAINAGLSVSRVGGAAQTKSMKKTAGTLRLDLAQYRELAAFSQFASDLDPATRAQLEKGQRLMEVCKQGINEPQSVAEQVCLIYAGTNGYLNDIPVDKVVSYTAELNEALSTRYKDFSDKFAVEVTNDDFSKDLIAEMTDIVKSTTESFSSSL, encoded by the coding sequence AAGTTTCAGCCATCCTCAAAGAGCAGTTCGCTGCTTTTGAAGCGGGTGCTCAAACTTACGAAACTGGCAAAGTCCTAAGCGTTGGTGATGGTATCGCCCGCGTTTACGGTCTCGAGAATGTCATGGCTGGTGAACTCGTTGAGTTCGCTTGTGGACTCCAGGGTCTAGCGATGAACCTCGAAGAAGACAATGTTGGTGTTGCGATCTTTGGTGAAGACAAATCGATCTGTGAAGGTATGGAAGTAAAACGTACCAATACAATCGCATCTGTCCCAACTGGTGATGCACTCCTCGGTCGTGTTGTTGACGCATTGGGTAACCCAATCGACGGCAAAGGCCCAATCAGCACTGAAAATTCTCGTCCAATTGAATTTAAAGCACCTGGTATCATGGAGCGTAAATCCGTTCATGAGCCACTCCAAACTGGTGTTAAAGTTATTGACGCCCTCACCCCTGTAGGTCGTGGTCAGCGTGAGTTGATCATTGGTGACCGTAAAACTGGTAAGACAACTCTTGCCGTTGATACGATCATTAACCAAAAAGGTAAAGGCGTTCAGTGTTTCTACGTAGCTATCGGCCAAAAGCGTTCTACTGTGGTTCAAATCGCAGAGACTCTTAAGCAGCACGGTGCTCTTGAATACACAACTATTATTGCAGCTACTGCTTCTGACCCTGCTCCTATGCAGTTCCTCGCTCCGTACTCAGGTACAGCGATGGCAGAACACTACTGCTACCTCGGATCACCGACTTTCGGTGGTACTGAAGGCGTTGCAGGCGGCCACGCACTCATCGTTTATGATGATTTGACTAAACAGTCACAAGCTTACCGTCAGCTCTCACTCCTTCTCCGTCGTCCTCCAGGACGTGAAGCTTTCCCAGGTGACGTATTCTATACTCACTCACGTTTGCTCGAACGTTCTGTTAAGCTTTCAGAGTCTGAAGGTGCTGGTTCTATTACGGCACTTCCAATTATTGAGACTCAAGCGAACGATGTATCTGCTTATATCCCCACAAACGTAATTTCGATTACAGATGGCCAGATTTTCCTTGAATCTGACCTCTTCAACGCTGGTCAGCGTCCTGCAATTAACGCGGGTCTCTCTGTATCACGTGTTGGTGGTGCCGCTCAAACTAAATCTATGAAGAAGACAGCCGGTACACTCCGTCTTGACTTGGCTCAGTACCGCGAACTCGCGGCATTCTCCCAGTTCGCTTCTGACTTAGACCCTGCGACTCGTGCTCAGCTCGAGAAAGGCCAACGTTTGATGGAAGTATGTAAGCAAGGTATCAACGAGCCTCAATCAGTGGCTGAACAAGTATGTCTCATCTATGCAGGTACCAATGGTTACCTCAACGATATCCCAGTAGACAAAGTTGTTAGCTATACTGCTGAGCTCAACGAAGCCCTGTCAACACGCTATAAAGATTTCAGCGACAAGTTCGCTGTTGAAGTTACTAATGATGACTTCTCGAAAGATCTTATCGCCGAAATGACAGACATTGTTAAATCTACTACAGAAAGCTTCAGTAGCTCACTGTAA